A part of Syntrophorhabdaceae bacterium genomic DNA contains:
- a CDS encoding NAD(P)H-dependent oxidoreductase subunit E has protein sequence MDTERIDSIIEKHHGEASSLIQVLLEIQSEHHWLPKEALERVAEKLQVPMTRVQHIATFYKAFSLVPKGRHEIHICLGTACHVRGAPRVLDTVQELTGIKPGETDLDLKFSLQTVNCLGCCALGPVLEIDGKTHGKMTPGQMADVLKNYE, from the coding sequence ATGGATACGGAGAGAATCGATTCTATTATTGAGAAACACCATGGGGAAGCCAGCTCGCTGATTCAGGTGCTCCTCGAGATTCAGAGCGAGCACCATTGGCTCCCCAAAGAAGCATTGGAGAGGGTTGCGGAGAAGCTACAGGTCCCTATGACCCGGGTGCAGCATATCGCAACCTTCTATAAGGCCTTCAGTCTCGTTCCCAAGGGTCGCCACGAGATTCACATCTGCCTGGGCACCGCCTGCCATGTCCGTGGAGCGCCCCGCGTCCTCGACACGGTGCAGGAGCTGACAGGCATCAAACCGGGAGAGACGGACCTCGACCTCAAGTTCAGCCTTCAGACAGTGAACTGCCTGGGATGCTGCGCGTTGGGACCGGTTTTGGAGATTGACGGCAAGACTCACGGGAAGATGACACCGGGTCAGATGGCAGACGTATTAAAAAATTACGAGTAG
- a CDS encoding hydrogenase iron-sulfur subunit yields the protein MSTGLKFKPKIVGFVCHWUAYGAADLAGVSRLQYTSEMRLIRVMCSGRVDPAFVLRAFSKGADGVFIGACHLSECNYITHGNYHTLNMVLLMRKILEHMGINPERLRMSFMSGSEANVFVESVNDFVKTIKDLGPLGGIEGLNEKALKFKLDTVTKLIPYIRLVERERLRTPVMSEEEYYKFFASEELSQLLNETIVEKLAIGQIVSLLKEGPLTTSEIAQDLGMTPSEVSRHLSSSSRARLVRFDENLKRYAIA from the coding sequence ATGAGTACAGGACTTAAATTTAAACCGAAAATAGTAGGTTTTGTCTGTCATTGGTGAGCGTACGGCGCTGCTGACCTGGCTGGAGTTTCCAGACTGCAATATACATCAGAGATGAGACTTATTCGTGTAATGTGTTCCGGTCGAGTTGACCCGGCATTTGTACTCCGGGCTTTCTCAAAGGGAGCGGATGGGGTGTTTATCGGCGCCTGCCATCTGAGCGAGTGTAACTACATAACTCATGGAAATTACCATACACTCAACATGGTGCTTCTCATGAGGAAGATTCTCGAGCACATGGGCATTAATCCTGAAAGATTAAGGATGTCCTTCATGTCCGGAAGCGAAGCAAACGTGTTCGTCGAGAGCGTGAATGATTTTGTCAAGACAATTAAAGATTTAGGACCTCTGGGCGGTATCGAGGGATTGAACGAAAAGGCGTTGAAATTCAAACTGGATACAGTGACGAAACTTATTCCCTACATCAGGCTCGTGGAAAGGGAAAGGTTGAGAACGCCTGTGATGTCCGAAGAGGAATATTATAAGTTTTTCGCCAGTGAAGAGTTGTCCCAGCTCCTTAACGAAACGATCGTGGAAAAACTCGCAATCGGCCAGATCGTCTCCCTTTTAAAGGAAGGACCTCTTACCACCAGCGAAATCGCTCAGGATCTGGGTATGACCCCGTCCGAGGTATCGAGGCATCTGAGCAGCTCATCACGGGCGAGACTGGTCAGGTTCGATGAGAATCTCAAGCGCTATGCAATTGCGTAA